One segment of Monomorium pharaonis isolate MP-MQ-018 chromosome 6, ASM1337386v2, whole genome shotgun sequence DNA contains the following:
- the LOC105835196 gene encoding vacuolar protein sorting-associated protein 52 homolog, whose amino-acid sequence MLPIEQSFLRERERERDFSIVTFCLQKMESMLMNFQSALGNISSEILSLQRKSVSMSQQLSNRQIIRGPLSQFIEDMTVSEALIDGIMDCPVTDKEFLIQLQILNHKINFVKEQSFKEAKSCLDVKDILEKLKVKAMAKIRTYLLEQIYKFRKPMSNYQVPQNNMLKYKFFFEFILANERNVAEEICGEYIDTMSKIYYSYFKSYSSRLMKLQFEERTSKDDLMGVEDTAGRSSIFHKTTLKHKGTVFSIDTRGQVLSSQFEESILVPHTASKTRYHYEALFRSEQYAVADNGCREYLFLIEFFKVRNAQALDIFNQIMGKTLSLLIKNLQSFVEDCYDTIALFLCLHLVMRYQLLCHKRAVPALDKYWDTLRSIIWPRFEFVFQLNINSVKDCDPSKFNKETGPHYITRRYAEFSAAIVSVVEGFPCEGTTQLLAELREAVQCFLLRMASIFPTRTQQLVFLINNYDLVLRVLMERTRETSKEAESFRELLNARSSEFVEEILSPHFGSIIQLVKESETLIEKGQADDLKRQEGKALVLVQSFTNNWKRALEEINREVLQSFPSLVLGSSLVQCAMTQLVQYYNRLHKILPQNARTQLTNIHHIMVEIKKYKTNY is encoded by the exons ATGCTACCAATTGAACAAAGCTTtctcagagagagagagagagagagagacttcaGCATTGTTACCTTTTGTTTACAGAAAATGGAGTCAATGCTGATGAATTTTCAGTCAGCACTGGGAAATATCAGTTCCGAGATACTCAGTTTGCAGCGTAAGTCTGTTTCTATGAGCCAGCAACTGTCTAATAGGCAAATAATACGAGGGCCGCTTAGCCAATTTATTGAGGATATGACAGTATCTGAGGCTCTGATTGA TGGTATTATGGACTGTCCAGTGACAGATAAGGAATTTCTGATTCAGCTGCAAATTCTGAatcataaaatcaattttgtgaAGGAACAAAGCTTCAAGGAGGCCAAGTCTTGCTTGGATGTGAAAGATATACTAGAGAAGCTAAAGGTGAAGGCGATGGCAAAAATCAGGACATACTTATTAgagcaaatttataaatttagaaagcCAATGTCAAATTATCAAGTGCCACAGAACAATATGTTGAAGTACAAATTCTTCTTTGAGTTTATCTTAGCGAATGAGAGAAATGTGGCTGAGGAGATCTGTGGGGAGTACATTGACACTatgagtaaaatatattattcatatttcaaGTCATATTCGTCGAGATTGATGAAATTGCAG tttgaaGAGAGAACGTCGAAGGATGATTTAATGGGAGTTGAAGACACAGCAGGTAGAAGCagtatatttcataaaacgACGTTAAAGCACAAAGGTACTGTGTTTTCTATAGACACAAGAGGTCAAGTTTTGTCTTCTCAATTTGAAGAATCTATACTTGTCCCACATACTGCCTCTAAAACGCGG tatcATTACGAAGCCCTATTTAGAAGTGAACAATATGCTGTGGCTGATAATGGCTGTAGAGAATATCTGTTTctaatagaatttttcaaagttcgCAATGCACAGGCGTTAGATATTTTCAATCAG ATTATGGGAAAAACATTGAgtcttttgataaaaaatttacaatcgtTTGTTGAAGATTGTTATGATACAATTGCTCTATTTCTCTGCTTACATTTAGTGATGCGTTATCAATTGCTATGTCACAAAAGAGCTGTACCAGCATTGGATAAATACTGGGACACTTTGAGGTCTATAATTTGGCCTAG gtttgAATTTgtgtttcaattaaatataaacagtGTAAAGGATTGCGATCCATCGAAATTCAACAAGGAGACTGGTCCGCATTAT attACTAGAAGATACGCGGAATTTAGCGCAGCAATTGTAAGTGTAGTTGAAGGATTTCCTTGCGAAGGGACAACTCAGTTATTGGCAGAATTAAGAGAAGCTGTACAATGCTTCCTGCTGAGAATGGCATCTATTTTTCCGACTCGGACACAGCAATTAGTATTTCTTATCAATAATTACGATTTAGTACTTAGGGTATTAAtg GAAAGGACGCGAGAGACCTCGAAAGAAGCCGAGAGCTTTCGAGAACTGTTAAATGCCCGTTCCTCTGAATTTGTCGAAGAAATCCTGAGCCCGCACTTTGGTAGTATAATTCAGTTAGTGAAAGAATCGGAAACTCTGATTGAAAAGGGCCAGGCCGATGATTTGAAACGGCAGGAGGGTAAAGCATTGGTCCTAGTGCAATCTTTCACAAATAATTGGAAGCGAGCGTTAGAAGAGATAAATCGAGAGGTATTACAGTCGTTTCCCAGCCTGGTGCTCGGCAGTTCGTTAGTGCAGTGCGCGATGACACAGTTGGTGCAATATTACAATCGTCTCCACAAGATCTTGCCACAGAATGCGCGCACACAACTTACAAATATCCATCATATAATGGtagaaattaagaaatataagactaattattag